Proteins encoded by one window of Effusibacillus pohliae DSM 22757:
- a CDS encoding ABC transporter permease subunit — protein MSVFGALVQNSLKLRKHRPERWRYAWRAYLALAIVLGLGWYTWALLHGNVTSPFFFWYLPALVFVGFWTGYSQIKREWRGGTAGWWLSLPYPRHWLLGAKLVAAGIRYLLVLVIGYVSTLILFFEGIWLQPNVWNGQMLLFTAVTLVKLLLFLLLGGPFFLTFGLALGVLQQTSWKVISPLFWLLYIAVANVLMWKTFSSLNLDVNKADRSGFWMFVSGLVPQLHDIVTLSILMLLASLVLGGLLFWFATRLLERHAEV, from the coding sequence ATGAGCGTGTTTGGGGCATTGGTGCAAAACAGTTTGAAGCTGAGGAAGCATCGGCCGGAGCGCTGGCGGTATGCCTGGCGAGCGTACCTCGCACTCGCGATCGTGTTGGGCCTGGGGTGGTATACGTGGGCGTTGCTTCACGGCAACGTGACCTCGCCATTTTTCTTCTGGTATTTGCCAGCTCTGGTGTTCGTGGGATTCTGGACCGGATATTCCCAAATCAAACGAGAATGGCGCGGTGGAACGGCCGGTTGGTGGCTGTCGCTGCCCTACCCGCGACACTGGCTCCTCGGCGCAAAGCTGGTGGCCGCAGGGATAAGGTATCTGCTGGTATTGGTCATCGGATATGTTTCGACTTTGATCCTGTTTTTCGAAGGGATATGGCTGCAGCCGAACGTTTGGAATGGGCAGATGTTGCTGTTCACCGCAGTTACCCTGGTCAAGTTGTTGCTGTTTCTGCTGTTAGGGGGGCCATTTTTTCTGACGTTTGGCCTGGCGCTCGGCGTGCTGCAACAGACGAGCTGGAAGGTGATCTCCCCTTTGTTTTGGCTGTTGTACATCGCGGTTGCAAACGTGCTGATGTGGAAGACATTTTCATCGCTCAATCTGGATGTCAACAAGGCGGATCGGTCGGGGTTCTGGATGTTCGTGTCCGGGCTGGTGCCGCAATTGCACGATATCGTGACGCTCTCCATCTTGATGCTGCTGGCATCCCTGGTGCTTGGCGGTCTGCTGTTCTGGTTCGCTACGCGGCTGCTGGAACGGCACGCAGAAGTATAA
- the gyrA gene encoding DNA gyrase subunit A, protein MPETGKVLPIDISEELRSSFLDYAMSVIVSRAIPDVRDGLKPVHRRILYAMYEAGNTPDKPYKKSARIVGDVLGKYHPHGDSAVYDALVRMAQDFSTRYLLVDGHGNFGSIDGDAAAAMRYTESRMSQIAMELLRDINRETVDFGPNYDGSEKEPLVLPSRFPNLLVNGSSGIAVGMATNIPPHNLREVIDGVLMLIDRPDATVNDLMTVVKGPDFPTGALILGRDGIRKAYQTGKGSIVMRAVTEIEETKGGKSQIIVKEIPYQVNKARLVERIAELVREKQIDGITDLRDESNRKGIRIVIELRRDVKPQVVLNNLFKHTPMQSTFGVNTLALVNGEPKVLDLRDTLYYYLQHQKEVIRRRTQFDLNKAEARAHILEGLRIALDHIDAVIALIRASATDEEARNGLMSRFGLTAEQAQAILDMRLRRLTGLERDKIENEYNELQKLIAHLKEILADEAKLMGVIRDELTEIKERFGDDRRTQIVAAEGEIDVEDLIPQEDVVVTITHAGYVKRLPASTYRSQRRGGRGVTAMGTKEEDFVEHLFITSSHNYILFFTNKGKVYRLKAYEIPEFGRAAKGTPIINLLNIEPGEVVSAVIPVKDFTDGQYLFMATRQGIVKKTSLTEFANIRKAGLIALTIRDDDELFGVRLTDGDREIIMGTQNGMSIRFHERDVRPMGRTATGVKGIELQDDDRVIDMDIIQPGWDILAVTSRGYGKRTSEQDYRLQTRGGKGIKTLNVTEKNGHVVGLKVVSPDEDLMIITNTGVVIRLRIKEISELGRYTQGVKLISLKDDEEVSTVARVATSEDDEDEA, encoded by the coding sequence ATGCCGGAAACAGGCAAAGTGTTACCGATTGACATAAGTGAAGAACTGCGCAGTTCCTTCCTGGATTACGCGATGAGCGTAATCGTCAGCCGGGCGATTCCGGACGTACGGGATGGACTGAAGCCTGTACATCGCCGTATTTTGTACGCGATGTACGAAGCGGGGAACACACCGGACAAACCATACAAGAAGTCTGCGCGCATCGTCGGGGATGTATTGGGGAAATACCACCCGCACGGAGACTCTGCCGTTTATGACGCGCTGGTGCGGATGGCGCAGGATTTCTCCACCCGCTATCTGTTGGTCGACGGCCACGGGAACTTCGGTTCGATCGACGGCGATGCGGCGGCCGCGATGCGTTACACCGAGTCGCGCATGTCGCAGATCGCGATGGAACTGCTGCGCGACATTAACAGGGAAACGGTTGATTTCGGACCGAACTATGACGGCAGCGAAAAAGAACCGCTCGTGTTGCCGTCCCGGTTTCCGAACTTGCTGGTAAACGGTTCTTCGGGCATCGCCGTCGGGATGGCCACCAACATCCCTCCGCACAATCTGCGGGAAGTGATCGACGGCGTGCTGATGCTGATTGACAGGCCGGACGCCACGGTAAACGACCTGATGACGGTGGTGAAAGGGCCCGATTTTCCGACCGGCGCTTTGATTCTGGGCCGCGACGGCATCCGCAAAGCGTATCAGACGGGCAAGGGATCGATCGTCATGCGGGCTGTCACCGAAATCGAGGAGACGAAGGGTGGCAAATCTCAGATTATCGTCAAGGAAATCCCCTATCAGGTCAACAAAGCGCGGTTGGTGGAACGAATCGCGGAATTGGTGCGGGAGAAGCAGATCGACGGAATCACCGACTTGCGGGACGAATCGAACCGCAAGGGCATCCGCATCGTGATCGAACTGCGGCGCGATGTGAAACCGCAGGTTGTGCTGAACAACCTGTTCAAACATACACCGATGCAGTCGACCTTCGGCGTCAATACGCTGGCGCTTGTCAACGGCGAGCCGAAGGTGCTGGATTTGCGCGATACGCTTTACTATTATCTGCAACACCAAAAAGAGGTGATCCGCCGCCGCACCCAGTTCGATCTGAACAAGGCGGAAGCGCGCGCCCATATTTTGGAAGGATTGCGGATTGCGCTCGATCACATCGATGCGGTGATCGCCCTAATCCGCGCGTCGGCGACAGATGAAGAAGCGCGCAACGGGTTAATGAGCCGGTTCGGGTTGACCGCCGAACAGGCACAAGCGATCCTTGACATGCGCCTGCGCCGGTTGACTGGTTTGGAACGCGACAAGATCGAGAACGAGTACAATGAGCTGCAGAAATTGATTGCCCATTTGAAAGAAATCCTCGCCGACGAGGCGAAATTGATGGGCGTCATCCGGGACGAACTGACGGAGATCAAAGAGCGGTTCGGTGATGACCGGCGCACACAGATCGTCGCAGCCGAGGGCGAAATCGACGTGGAAGATCTGATCCCGCAGGAAGATGTGGTGGTCACCATCACGCATGCCGGATATGTGAAGCGCTTGCCCGCTTCCACCTACAGGAGCCAGCGCCGGGGCGGCCGCGGCGTGACCGCGATGGGGACGAAAGAAGAGGATTTTGTGGAACATCTGTTCATTACGTCTTCCCACAATTACATTCTCTTCTTCACCAACAAAGGCAAAGTCTACCGGCTGAAAGCGTACGAGATACCGGAGTTTGGCCGGGCGGCGAAAGGGACCCCGATCATCAACCTGTTGAACATTGAACCAGGCGAAGTCGTGTCGGCCGTGATTCCGGTGAAGGATTTCACGGACGGACAGTACCTGTTTATGGCGACCCGGCAAGGCATCGTCAAGAAGACTTCGCTGACCGAATTCGCCAACATTCGCAAGGCGGGGTTGATCGCCCTGACGATCCGCGACGACGATGAACTGTTCGGCGTGCGATTGACCGACGGGGATCGAGAGATTATCATGGGTACGCAAAACGGCATGTCGATTCGTTTTCATGAACGCGATGTGCGGCCGATGGGCCGTACCGCGACCGGCGTGAAAGGGATTGAACTGCAGGATGACGACCGGGTGATCGATATGGACATCATTCAGCCGGGCTGGGACATCCTGGCCGTTACATCCCGCGGCTACGGAAAACGTACCAGCGAACAGGACTACCGGCTGCAGACCCGCGGCGGCAAAGGCATCAAAACGTTAAACGTGACGGAGAAAAACGGCCACGTAGTCGGACTGAAAGTGGTGTCACCCGACGAAGACCTGATGATCATCACCAACACGGGCGTGGTCATCCGGCTGCGCATCAAGGAAATTTCCGAGCTTGGCCGCTATACGCAAGGCGTGAAACTGATCAGCCTGAAAGACGACGAAGAAGTGTCCACAGTCGCCCGCGTCGCGACCAGCGAAGACGACGAGGACGAAGCGTGA
- a CDS encoding prenyltransferase, which yields MLLRSIKGMWLLIRIVPVVSWSWCAIILSIGFAAHDLNGFASLSWNVIGVILAGALLLQGIVAHAFNDRTDWRSGTDRNSPGILSGGSKVIPKQLYSERQLLFIGAAGLLAAAGLGKYLSALTSNFVWIYILIGMWAAVTYTVPPFRLAYSPLAGEWLAAFPAMVACALGTYYVLTGSLSTPVVWAAAIHSLLCVAWLMQHHLSDIDADLEATPRKMTTVAYVAARWGKQAAPYVAAAYFLLAAFVSFLATLAVHPIFLFSVFCSLMGAAAAWNTNPFNIGNITFNQLRMIAVTILHTLLLFGFEVLTA from the coding sequence ATGCTCCTTCGCTCGATTAAAGGCATGTGGTTGTTAATCCGGATTGTACCGGTCGTTTCATGGAGCTGGTGCGCGATCATCCTGTCGATCGGGTTTGCGGCGCACGACTTAAACGGATTTGCTTCACTGTCCTGGAATGTGATCGGCGTGATTCTGGCCGGTGCGCTTCTGTTGCAGGGGATAGTCGCCCATGCGTTCAACGACCGCACCGATTGGCGATCCGGCACCGACCGGAATTCGCCCGGCATCCTCTCGGGGGGGAGCAAAGTGATTCCGAAACAGTTGTATTCGGAACGGCAGTTGCTGTTTATTGGTGCCGCCGGGTTGCTAGCGGCAGCCGGTTTGGGAAAATATCTGAGCGCGCTGACCTCCAATTTTGTCTGGATCTATATTTTGATCGGAATGTGGGCAGCGGTGACGTATACCGTTCCGCCGTTTCGGCTTGCCTATTCCCCGCTAGCGGGGGAATGGTTGGCGGCGTTTCCGGCGATGGTCGCCTGTGCGCTTGGCACTTACTATGTGTTGACCGGTTCCCTGTCTACACCGGTCGTATGGGCGGCCGCCATCCACTCGCTCTTGTGCGTGGCCTGGCTGATGCAGCACCATTTGAGCGATATTGATGCGGATCTCGAAGCCACTCCGCGGAAAATGACAACGGTTGCCTATGTGGCAGCCCGTTGGGGCAAACAGGCCGCCCCGTACGTGGCAGCCGCCTATTTTCTGCTGGCCGCGTTCGTCAGCTTTCTCGCAACGCTTGCCGTCCACCCGATTTTTCTGTTTTCAGTGTTCTGCTCGCTGATGGGGGCAGCCGCCGCATGGAACACGAATCCGTTTAACATTGGAAATATCACATTCAATCAGCTGCGGATGATCGCGGTGACCATTTTGCACACGTTGCTGCTGTTTGGATTTGAGGTGCTGACAGCGTAG
- the guaB gene encoding IMP dehydrogenase — MWESKFEKEGLTFDDVLLVPQKSEVLPREVDVTSRITNKIKLNIPIVSAGMDTVTEAKMAIAMAREGGIGIIHKNMSISEQAEEVDKVKRSESGVITDPIFLHPEDRVYDAEALMAKYRISGVPIVDGERRLVGIITNRDLRFEQNFQRKIEEVMTKDNLVTAPVGTTLEQAKEILQKHKIEKLPLVDENYILRGLITIKDIEKAERYPNAAKDGQGRLLCGAAVGVTRDTMERVQALIAAGVDLIVVDTAHGHSRGVLDTVRELRKRHPDLQIVAGNVATGEATRDLIEAGADAVKVGIGPGSICTTRVVAGIGVPQITAVYDCATVARQYNIPIIADGGIKYSGDIVKAIAAGADVVMIGSLLAGTEESPGEMEIYQGRSFKVYRGMGSIGAMKEGSGDRYFQEGEKKLVPEGIEGRVPYRGAVADIVYQLVGGLRAGMGYCGVKTIDELKNNTKFVRITAAGLRESHPHDVHITKEAPNYSL, encoded by the coding sequence ATGTGGGAGTCAAAATTTGAAAAAGAAGGCCTCACGTTTGACGATGTGCTTTTAGTGCCGCAAAAATCGGAAGTGCTGCCGCGCGAGGTGGACGTCACCAGCCGCATCACCAACAAGATCAAGCTGAACATCCCGATCGTTTCCGCCGGCATGGACACCGTCACAGAAGCGAAAATGGCGATTGCCATGGCGCGTGAAGGCGGCATTGGCATCATCCACAAAAACATGTCGATTTCGGAGCAGGCGGAGGAAGTGGACAAGGTCAAGCGGTCGGAGTCGGGCGTCATCACAGACCCGATTTTCCTGCATCCTGAAGATCGCGTTTACGATGCGGAAGCGTTGATGGCGAAATACCGCATTTCCGGCGTTCCGATCGTCGATGGCGAACGGCGGCTGGTCGGCATTATCACCAACCGGGACTTGCGTTTCGAGCAGAATTTCCAGCGCAAAATCGAAGAGGTCATGACCAAGGACAATCTGGTCACCGCCCCGGTCGGCACAACGCTTGAACAAGCGAAGGAAATCCTGCAGAAACACAAAATTGAAAAGCTGCCGCTGGTCGATGAAAATTACATTTTGCGCGGTTTGATCACAATCAAGGACATCGAAAAGGCGGAACGCTATCCAAACGCGGCGAAAGACGGACAAGGCAGGCTGTTGTGCGGGGCTGCCGTCGGTGTCACACGGGATACAATGGAGCGCGTGCAGGCTTTGATTGCTGCCGGTGTCGATCTGATCGTGGTCGATACGGCGCACGGGCATTCAAGAGGGGTGCTCGACACCGTCCGCGAGCTTCGCAAACGGCACCCTGACCTGCAAATCGTGGCAGGGAATGTGGCGACGGGCGAAGCTACGCGCGATCTGATTGAAGCGGGCGCGGACGCCGTCAAAGTCGGCATTGGTCCCGGATCAATCTGTACGACGCGGGTGGTGGCGGGCATTGGCGTGCCGCAAATCACCGCTGTATACGATTGTGCAACGGTGGCGCGGCAGTACAATATCCCGATCATCGCCGACGGGGGCATCAAGTATTCGGGTGATATCGTGAAGGCGATCGCGGCAGGTGCCGATGTGGTGATGATCGGGTCGCTCCTGGCCGGAACGGAAGAAAGTCCGGGCGAAATGGAGATTTATCAGGGGCGTTCCTTCAAAGTGTATCGTGGCATGGGATCGATCGGCGCGATGAAGGAAGGATCGGGTGACCGCTATTTCCAGGAAGGGGAAAAGAAACTGGTGCCGGAAGGCATCGAAGGCCGCGTGCCGTACCGCGGAGCGGTGGCCGATATCGTGTACCAGCTGGTCGGCGGCCTGCG
- a CDS encoding YaaC family protein, protein MQSVTRIRTEEPYRKMWDTFVYFENEQTASRYLRDQYEKSGLPEPQRAAYQATPKLIFGIKQARQYYRAAETCDIMTKPLLLYYGMMSLARALIACRDPDYPTTTSVLKHGLSTRKLKRDSYCFIQDEIRVQKDGLFVVLHEMLGGSRFSERQRVVMKDLLAVLPELIPCYQRLYGLPCVCEFEQKSDEHHTYWDLPRWILQARGYTREEFLNMLNRMHTDPSSQANRPVFYLQECDPPGRLHLHHGSPVAHHPLLIGDVTGKMHIRYPLAGDFLLPEISLHFMVMFVLGMLCRYETERWGEMILTFLSQDVYLINEFLNLSMRKFPNLILNELFGEQYIFYSV, encoded by the coding sequence ATGCAATCGGTGACGCGGATTCGCACCGAAGAGCCTTACCGCAAAATGTGGGACACGTTTGTGTACTTTGAAAACGAACAGACGGCCAGCCGCTACCTGCGGGACCAATACGAAAAATCGGGGCTGCCGGAACCGCAACGGGCCGCTTATCAGGCGACGCCGAAACTGATTTTTGGCATCAAGCAGGCCCGCCAGTACTACCGGGCGGCGGAAACCTGCGACATCATGACCAAACCGCTGCTTTTGTATTACGGCATGATGAGTCTGGCGCGCGCGCTGATTGCCTGCCGCGACCCTGATTACCCCACGACCACCAGCGTACTGAAACATGGGCTCTCGACCCGCAAGCTGAAGCGCGATTCATACTGCTTTATTCAGGACGAAATTCGCGTCCAAAAAGACGGCCTGTTTGTCGTGCTGCACGAAATGCTGGGCGGCAGCCGTTTTTCCGAGCGGCAGCGGGTGGTCATGAAAGATCTGCTGGCCGTGCTGCCGGAGCTGATCCCCTGTTACCAGCGTCTGTACGGTTTGCCTTGCGTCTGCGAATTTGAACAAAAATCGGACGAGCACCATACGTATTGGGATTTGCCGCGCTGGATCCTGCAGGCGCGAGGGTATACGCGCGAGGAATTTCTCAACATGCTCAACCGGATGCATACAGACCCGTCTTCCCAGGCCAACCGGCCTGTTTTCTATCTTCAGGAGTGCGACCCTCCTGGCCGGCTGCATCTGCACCACGGCTCGCCTGTTGCCCACCATCCTCTGCTGATCGGTGATGTTACCGGCAAGATGCATATCCGCTACCCGCTGGCGGGAGACTTTTTGCTGCCGGAGATCAGCCTGCACTTTATGGTGATGTTCGTGTTGGGGATGCTCTGCCGGTATGAGACAGAGCGTTGGGGAGAGATGATCCTCACGTTTTTGTCGCAGGACGTGTATTTGATCAACGAATTCTTGAATCTGTCGATGCGGAAATTCCCCAACCTGATTTTGAACGAACTGTTCGGTGAACAGTACATCTTTTACAGCGTGTAA
- a CDS encoding ABC transporter ATP-binding protein yields MSVAIVIEDLHKRYKDNHAVRGVSFTVEKGEIFGIVGPNGAGKTTTIEIMEGLRKRDSGTVRILGLDPDRDAYELRQRIGVQFQSTSIQERMKVGEAIRLFASFYRQRGDVERIVETLGLKDRLHAQFKDLSGGWKQRVTLALATIHDPEIVFLDEPSTGLDPQARREMWDLIRQLRNQGKTIVVTTHYMEEAERLCDRVAMFNKGKLAALDTPKRLVAQLAAANYLTFESAAADPDVIRLLPGVERVERDNLTVRVYSSNLQHTSMHLFQTAEQQNWQLEAFRFEVGSLDDIFVHFMEEGRSA; encoded by the coding sequence ATGTCTGTTGCCATCGTAATTGAAGATTTGCACAAGCGATACAAAGACAACCACGCCGTGCGCGGGGTCAGTTTTACCGTTGAAAAAGGGGAAATCTTCGGAATCGTGGGTCCGAATGGGGCCGGGAAGACCACAACGATCGAGATCATGGAAGGTTTGCGCAAGCGGGATTCCGGTACCGTCCGGATTCTTGGACTGGATCCTGACCGTGACGCTTATGAGTTGCGCCAGCGGATCGGCGTTCAGTTTCAGTCCACATCCATTCAGGAGCGCATGAAGGTGGGCGAAGCGATCCGTCTGTTTGCCTCTTTCTACAGGCAGCGCGGAGATGTGGAGCGAATCGTTGAAACACTCGGTCTCAAAGACCGGTTGCATGCGCAGTTCAAAGACCTGTCGGGCGGCTGGAAACAGCGGGTGACGCTGGCGCTGGCCACGATTCACGATCCGGAAATCGTGTTTCTTGACGAGCCGAGCACCGGGCTGGATCCGCAAGCACGCCGGGAAATGTGGGATTTGATCCGGCAATTGCGGAATCAGGGGAAGACGATCGTAGTGACAACGCACTACATGGAAGAGGCAGAACGGCTCTGTGATCGAGTCGCAATGTTCAACAAAGGAAAGCTGGCGGCGTTGGACACCCCGAAGCGATTGGTCGCCCAATTGGCCGCCGCCAACTACCTGACGTTCGAATCGGCAGCAGCCGATCCCGATGTGATCCGCTTGCTGCCGGGCGTCGAACGGGTGGAACGGGACAATCTTACCGTTCGGGTGTACAGTTCGAATTTGCAACACACATCTATGCACTTGTTTCAAACGGCGGAACAGCAGAATTGGCAACTCGAGGCATTCCGTTTTGAGGTCGGGAGTCTGGATGACATTTTCGTACATTTCATGGAAGAGGGGCGTTCGGCATGA
- a CDS encoding polyprenyl synthetase family protein: MDHPLLHKVDQKLRYLLRTDIPSLRPLVDHFMQTRGKGVRPLLVLLCGEIAASPVNQSIDLAAAVELLHMASLVHDDLVDHSDLRRQQATIHRLWGERAAVLVGDYFFGKMLRVISAYPPAVPLFAAVIEHLVGGEFLQADQQYDAWLPETEYLNRIYHKTAFFMANCCKIGCLPGHLAAKKSEALTRFGYCLGMAYQLWDDLQDILETPDAIGKPVMQDVARGVYTLPYLHAFQYANRHFSSDSDKHQIPRESIAYTAGLAAQYIEKSARSLSALPPSNAKNGLLQIAWRLKTKIEQLHSLQEADRHAPSLD, encoded by the coding sequence ATGGATCATCCGTTGCTGCACAAAGTCGACCAAAAACTCCGCTACCTGTTGCGTACAGACATCCCGTCGCTCCGTCCGCTGGTCGACCATTTTATGCAAACCAGAGGCAAAGGCGTCCGTCCGTTGCTGGTGCTGCTATGCGGTGAAATCGCGGCGTCTCCTGTCAATCAATCGATCGATCTTGCAGCGGCTGTCGAGCTTTTGCATATGGCTTCGCTTGTGCATGACGATCTGGTCGATCATTCGGACCTCCGCCGCCAACAGGCGACGATCCACCGGCTTTGGGGTGAAAGAGCGGCCGTACTGGTCGGCGACTATTTTTTTGGCAAAATGCTGCGGGTGATCAGTGCCTATCCGCCGGCGGTCCCCCTTTTTGCGGCGGTGATCGAACATCTGGTGGGCGGCGAATTCCTGCAGGCGGACCAGCAATACGACGCTTGGCTGCCGGAAACGGAATACCTCAACCGCATCTACCACAAGACCGCATTTTTTATGGCGAACTGCTGCAAAATCGGCTGTCTGCCAGGCCATCTTGCGGCGAAAAAGAGCGAGGCACTCACGCGGTTCGGCTACTGTCTCGGTATGGCGTACCAACTTTGGGATGATCTGCAGGATATTCTCGAAACGCCCGATGCGATCGGAAAACCGGTGATGCAAGACGTCGCCAGGGGGGTCTACACACTGCCTTACCTGCACGCGTTTCAGTATGCAAACCGCCACTTTTCGTCCGATTCCGACAAACACCAGATTCCGCGGGAATCAATTGCATATACAGCCGGACTTGCAGCACAATACATTGAAAAATCGGCCCGCAGCCTGTCCGCACTCCCCCCCTCCAACGCCAAAAACGGACTGCTGCAAATCGCCTGGCGGTTAAAGACGAAAATCGAACAACTTCATTCGCTTCAGGAGGCGGATCGTCATGCTCCTTCGCTCGATTAA
- a CDS encoding GntR family transcriptional regulator, translated as MDAVEVGGLRFRLDLTKPLYEQVLQQIRYAVARGEITLGTKIPSVRELAQQLRINPNTVMRAYQELERDGLVETRRGQGTFITSSAETVEQVKKVLAAEAVQSFVDSLKALGIDRKTAQMLVEEAEWE; from the coding sequence ATGGATGCGGTTGAAGTGGGGGGATTGCGCTTTCGGCTCGATCTCACAAAACCGTTGTACGAGCAAGTGCTTCAGCAGATACGATACGCAGTCGCGAGAGGAGAGATCACGTTGGGAACGAAAATTCCGTCCGTGCGGGAGTTGGCCCAACAATTGCGGATCAACCCGAATACGGTGATGAGAGCCTATCAGGAACTGGAACGTGACGGGCTGGTAGAAACAAGGCGGGGACAGGGGACGTTCATCACATCTTCGGCGGAAACGGTCGAGCAGGTTAAGAAAGTGCTGGCGGCAGAAGCGGTGCAATCGTTCGTTGATTCATTAAAGGCGCTGGGTATCGACCGCAAAACGGCGCAAATGCTCGTCGAGGAGGCGGAGTGGGAATGA
- a CDS encoding ABC transporter permease, with protein MSAFARLTAIEIKLFFREKQAVFWTFLFPMLMIWLFGSMFGDQKIGQMSYSDAYVPSWIAVNLLTTALFTIGTVLAGYREKGVLRRFQATPLRPWVMLGAHMVFGTVVFLISAVVLIAFGAAAFDLHFPKFPLSAAAAALLSLCALFPFALFLTSLAKNTRTASAISSLLLNLMMFLSGATFPLEVMPSFLKTVAKTLPLYYVVDLMRQTWNFSAIWENRLDVAVLFGIFAVSTVLATKFFRWSAE; from the coding sequence ATGAGTGCTTTCGCGCGTCTGACAGCCATCGAAATCAAGTTATTTTTCCGGGAAAAACAGGCTGTGTTTTGGACATTTTTGTTTCCAATGCTGATGATCTGGTTGTTCGGTTCGATGTTCGGCGATCAAAAAATCGGCCAGATGAGCTACAGCGATGCATACGTTCCGTCCTGGATCGCGGTGAATTTGCTGACCACGGCGCTCTTTACTATCGGCACCGTATTGGCCGGCTATCGTGAAAAAGGAGTTCTTCGCCGCTTCCAGGCAACCCCGTTGCGTCCGTGGGTAATGCTTGGCGCCCACATGGTGTTCGGTACGGTGGTGTTCCTGATCAGCGCGGTCGTGTTGATCGCGTTTGGGGCGGCAGCATTTGACTTGCACTTTCCCAAATTTCCGCTTAGCGCTGCAGCGGCCGCATTGTTGTCTCTTTGTGCCCTGTTCCCGTTCGCACTGTTTTTGACTTCTCTGGCCAAAAACACCCGTACGGCGTCCGCGATCAGTTCGTTGTTGCTGAACCTGATGATGTTTTTGTCCGGCGCCACGTTCCCGCTTGAAGTCATGCCCTCCTTCCTGAAAACGGTGGCCAAAACGTTGCCGTTGTATTATGTGGTCGATCTGATGCGCCAAACGTGGAATTTTTCAGCCATCTGGGAGAATCGTTTGGATGTGGCCGTGTTGTTCGGAATATTCGCAGTATCGACTGTATTGGCAACAAAATTTTTCCGCTGGAGCGCGGAGTAA
- a CDS encoding ABC transporter ATP-binding protein — MNLAIRMRNVVKTYDSKRVLDGLDADFPAGGVIGLLGQNGAGKSTLFKMIVGLVRPDAGEIQVFGQKPDWRLNADIAYLPDRGRWYPHHSLAQAFEYAEAVFPRFDRNKALVMAEEMGLDLEQKVASLSKGQEARLLLTLCLAREARLVLLDEPFSGIDLVSRERIIQGIIDSMMERPRTIVISTHEIHEAESLFDHVVIIDQGRVVLADEAEKLRSQQASIESIYRRLFR; from the coding sequence ATGAATCTGGCGATCCGGATGCGCAATGTCGTCAAGACATATGATTCGAAACGGGTACTCGACGGATTGGACGCCGATTTTCCGGCAGGCGGCGTGATCGGGCTGCTCGGGCAAAATGGCGCCGGAAAATCGACGCTGTTCAAGATGATTGTCGGACTGGTCCGGCCGGACGCAGGAGAGATTCAGGTGTTTGGGCAAAAACCGGACTGGCGCCTCAATGCCGACATCGCGTACTTGCCCGACCGCGGGCGCTGGTACCCCCATCATTCGCTCGCTCAGGCGTTCGAATATGCCGAGGCTGTATTTCCCCGATTCGATCGGAACAAAGCGTTGGTCATGGCGGAAGAGATGGGCCTGGATCTGGAACAAAAGGTGGCTTCGCTGTCCAAAGGCCAGGAAGCGCGGCTGCTGTTGACGCTGTGCCTCGCCCGTGAGGCGAGGCTGGTGCTGCTGGACGAACCGTTTTCCGGCATCGATCTCGTCTCCCGCGAGCGGATCATTCAGGGAATCATCGATTCCATGATGGAACGTCCCCGCACGATCGTGATCAGCACGCATGAGATCCACGAAGCCGAAAGCCTGTTCGACCATGTGGTCATCATTGACCAGGGACGGGTGGTTCTCGCCGATGAAGCGGAAAAACTGCGGTCACAGCAAGCGTCGATCGAATCGATATACAGGAGGTTGTTCCGATGA